A genomic segment from Brevundimonas sp. SORGH_AS_0993 encodes:
- the ispH gene encoding 4-hydroxy-3-methylbut-2-enyl diphosphate reductase, which produces MNAHVPPPAALLRPISVRLATPRGFCAGVDRAIQIVERAIEKFGAPVYVRHEIVHNRHVVERLKAMGAVFVKELDECPDDRPVVFSAHGVPKSVPANARARELLFLDATCPLVSKVHVEAERHHAAGRHIILIGHAGHPEVIGTMGQLPQGAISLVETEADAEGFQRPGDVPLAYATQTTLSVDDTAGILRILKRRFPELPDPHKEDICYATTNRQEAVKVLGEGCELVLVVGSRNSSNSARLVEVAMRAGARAAYLVDDASQVNWDWFDGVQAVGVTAGASAPEPLIEALVDAIAARFDATVSEDAGARETVTFKLPRLLTT; this is translated from the coding sequence ATGAACGCCCACGTCCCGCCGCCCGCCGCTCTGCTTCGCCCGATCTCGGTTCGTCTGGCGACGCCGCGCGGCTTCTGCGCCGGTGTGGACCGGGCGATCCAGATCGTGGAGCGGGCCATCGAGAAGTTCGGCGCCCCCGTCTATGTCCGCCACGAGATCGTCCACAACCGCCATGTGGTCGAGCGGCTGAAGGCCATGGGCGCGGTCTTCGTCAAGGAACTGGACGAATGCCCGGACGACCGGCCCGTCGTCTTCTCGGCCCACGGCGTGCCCAAGTCGGTGCCGGCTAACGCCCGCGCGCGTGAGCTGCTGTTCCTGGACGCCACCTGCCCCCTGGTGTCGAAGGTCCACGTGGAGGCCGAACGCCACCACGCGGCCGGACGTCACATCATTCTGATCGGCCACGCCGGCCATCCCGAGGTGATCGGCACCATGGGCCAACTGCCCCAGGGCGCCATCAGCCTGGTCGAGACCGAGGCGGATGCGGAAGGCTTTCAGCGGCCCGGCGACGTCCCCCTGGCCTACGCCACCCAGACGACCCTGTCGGTAGACGACACGGCCGGCATCCTGCGCATCCTCAAGCGCCGGTTCCCCGAACTGCCCGATCCGCACAAGGAGGACATCTGCTACGCCACCACCAACCGGCAGGAGGCTGTGAAGGTGCTGGGCGAAGGCTGCGAACTGGTGCTGGTGGTCGGGTCCAGAAACTCGTCCAACTCGGCCCGTCTGGTCGAGGTGGCGATGCGCGCTGGCGCTCGCGCCGCCTATCTGGTGGACGACGCTTCCCAGGTGAACTGGGACTGGTTCGACGGGGTCCAGGCCGTGGGCGTCACCGCCGGCGCCTCCGCGCCCGAACCCCTGATCGAGGCCCTGGTCGACGCCATCGCCGCCCGCTTCGACGCGACGGTCAGCGAGGACGCCGGCGCGCGCGAGACCGTGACCTTCAAACTGCCGCGCCTGCTGACGACCTAG
- the scpB gene encoding SMC-Scp complex subunit ScpB, whose protein sequence is MSDLSFQPDEAEIERRVEALLFAAAGPLTAAEIAARLPENCNVARAIAGLRARYEGRGVELECVADRWRFRTAPDLAFMMIQEREEPRRLSKAALETLAIIAYHQPVTRAEIESVRGVSISKGTLDLLLEMGFVRLRGRRRTPGRPVTYATTDRFLEHFGLATLYDLPGVQEMKAAGLLDLSLPVGFEVPDPSRASEADDEDGTLPLDDETPEFAQDFVAEDR, encoded by the coding sequence ATGTCTGACCTGTCTTTCCAGCCCGACGAGGCCGAGATCGAGCGGCGGGTCGAGGCCCTGCTGTTCGCCGCCGCCGGGCCGCTGACCGCCGCCGAGATCGCCGCGCGTCTGCCGGAAAACTGCAATGTCGCCCGCGCCATCGCCGGGCTGCGCGCCCGCTACGAGGGGCGGGGGGTGGAGCTGGAGTGCGTCGCCGACCGCTGGCGGTTCCGCACGGCGCCCGATCTGGCCTTCATGATGATCCAGGAGCGCGAGGAGCCGCGCCGCCTGTCCAAGGCCGCGCTGGAGACCCTGGCCATCATCGCCTACCACCAGCCCGTCACCCGCGCCGAGATCGAGAGCGTGCGCGGCGTCAGCATCTCCAAGGGCACGCTGGACCTGTTGCTGGAGATGGGGTTCGTGCGGTTGCGCGGGCGTCGGCGCACGCCGGGTCGGCCCGTCACCTATGCGACGACCGACCGTTTCCTGGAGCATTTCGGACTGGCGACCCTGTACGACCTTCCGGGCGTGCAGGAAATGAAGGCGGCGGGCTTGCTGGACCTGTCGCTGCCGGTCGGGTTCGAGGTTCCCGACCCCAGCCGCGCCTCCGAGGCCGACGACGAGGACGGAACCCTGCCACTGGACGACGAAACGCCCGAGTTCGCTCAGGATTTCGTGGCCGAGGACCGCTGA
- a CDS encoding DUF333 domain-containing protein has translation MKRLLLIAAPTVMIAACTPVQSPPKSVGMPNPASKYCVDSGGRSEIRKAADGAEYGVCILPDGRTVDEWTLFRSAHPSS, from the coding sequence ATGAAACGTCTGCTCCTGATCGCGGCTCCCACCGTGATGATCGCCGCCTGCACCCCGGTCCAGTCGCCGCCGAAGTCCGTCGGCATGCCGAACCCGGCCTCCAAATACTGCGTCGATAGCGGTGGACGCAGCGAGATCCGCAAGGCCGCCGACGGCGCGGAATACGGCGTCTGCATCCTGCCCGACGGTCGCACCGTGGACGAATGGACCCTGTTCCGCAGCGCCCATCCCTCGTCCTGA
- a CDS encoding ATP-binding protein, with translation MVVIATGMGCVLILVSHAINAHQAAKEKTLVQLRLNSALEDIGKDIKSASVWDEAVSRMTADDIGWFDRFLGRYYRSQYHHVATLGYDGAGRLIRSSHGDVQSPPDPADPFALAARPLADVLRREAAVRNRSTAGEAAVRIKAAFVRVDGQVFVLGLSTIVRDLPSGPSPAADPLVASYRAVTQELDFLRTRMAMKDVGFQTGPAKPPQGMAAVDVRDASGALLGRVVWTPERPGYMILTTAGPVLALLLLVLVAGTASLLGNATGDLRRLRASEAALSAALERAEAANQAKSRFLSNISHELRTPLNGVLGMAEVIGADVLTPQQRGRLEILKASGQQQLRMIEELLDVVRLRDGAVALETRPFRPDNLLRRIAADFSGAAEAKGLKIGVQAASGEWLGDPVHIEKLMAALTDNAVRFTRQGQIMLRAVARDHLVLEVQDTGPGMEPAEAARLFDAFTQGDESATRTADGLGLGLTVAHGLAALMGGRIEIVTHPGVGSTFRVALPLQRAS, from the coding sequence ATGGTGGTGATCGCTACAGGGATGGGTTGCGTCTTGATCCTGGTCAGCCATGCGATCAACGCGCACCAGGCCGCCAAGGAGAAGACCTTGGTGCAGCTTCGTCTGAACAGCGCCTTGGAAGACATCGGCAAGGACATCAAGTCGGCCTCCGTCTGGGACGAGGCGGTGTCCCGGATGACGGCGGACGATATCGGGTGGTTCGATCGGTTCCTGGGCCGCTACTATCGCAGTCAGTACCATCACGTCGCCACCCTGGGCTACGACGGGGCCGGCCGCCTGATCCGCAGCAGCCACGGCGACGTTCAATCCCCGCCCGATCCGGCCGATCCCTTCGCCCTGGCCGCTCGCCCCCTAGCCGACGTCTTGCGTCGTGAAGCGGCCGTTCGAAACCGAAGCACGGCAGGGGAAGCGGCGGTGCGAATAAAGGCCGCCTTCGTGCGGGTCGACGGGCAGGTGTTCGTCCTGGGCCTGTCGACCATCGTGCGCGACCTGCCGAGCGGACCGTCACCGGCGGCGGACCCTTTGGTCGCCTCCTACCGGGCCGTGACGCAAGAATTGGACTTCTTGCGCACCCGCATGGCGATGAAGGATGTCGGGTTTCAGACGGGGCCGGCGAAGCCGCCCCAGGGCATGGCGGCTGTCGATGTGCGCGACGCATCGGGCGCGCTGCTCGGGCGGGTGGTTTGGACGCCGGAACGGCCCGGCTATATGATCCTGACCACGGCGGGTCCGGTGCTGGCGCTGTTGCTGCTGGTGCTGGTGGCGGGCACGGCTTCGCTTCTGGGGAATGCGACCGGCGACCTTCGCCGATTGCGCGCCTCGGAGGCCGCCCTGTCGGCGGCGCTGGAGCGGGCCGAGGCCGCCAACCAGGCCAAGAGCCGGTTTCTGTCCAACATCAGCCACGAGTTGCGAACGCCGCTGAACGGCGTTCTGGGCATGGCCGAGGTGATCGGCGCGGATGTTCTCACGCCGCAGCAGCGCGGTCGGCTGGAAATTCTGAAGGCGTCGGGCCAGCAGCAACTGCGGATGATCGAAGAGTTGCTGGACGTCGTGCGCCTGAGGGACGGGGCGGTGGCGCTGGAGACGCGGCCGTTCCGACCTGACAATCTGTTGCGGCGCATCGCCGCCGACTTCTCCGGAGCCGCCGAGGCCAAGGGGTTGAAGATCGGGGTCCAGGCGGCATCGGGCGAATGGCTAGGCGATCCGGTCCATATCGAGAAGCTGATGGCGGCGCTGACCGACAACGCCGTCCGCTTCACCCGTCAGGGACAGATCATGCTGCGGGCTGTCGCCCGCGATCATCTGGTGCTGGAGGTGCAAGACACCGGCCCGGGCATGGAGCCGGCCGAGGCGGCGCGCCTGTTCGACGCCTTCACCCAGGGCGACGAGAGCGCCACGCGCACCGCCGATGGACTGGGACTGGGGCTGACCGTGGCGCACGGGCTGGCGGCCCTGATGGGCGGCAGGATCGAAATCGTGACGCACCCCGGCGTCGGAAGCACGTTCCGCGTCGCCCTGCCGCTACAGCGCGCGTCCTGA